ATAAGTAGTTATTGTTTAAAACTGCTATTTTAGATACTTCATATAAGCCTTCTGCTCCTAAACTTCTAATCCACGCATATGCTTTTAATATTACTTGTGGTACACCTGTAAACATCCTTACTTTTATACTATCTTCTAAGTTATAATTTAAGAAATATTTATTTTCTTCACTGTTAAAATCTACTAGTGGAGCTGGTAAGAACGGTACTATGTGTTCTAAAACACCTAATGCACCGCAAGCTGGGCCTCCACATCCATGAGGAGCAGAAAATGTTTTGTGTATATTAAAGAAACACATATCAAAACCTGCCTCTTTTGCTCTTGTTACTCCAAGTAATCCATTTGCATTGGCTTGATCATAGCAGCAAAGCCCTCCAAACCTATGAACTAAATCAGTAAACTCTTTAACTTTTGGATTAAATACGCCTGTATCTTCTGGATTTGCAACTATAAATGCTGCCGTTCTCTCATTTACAGCTGATTTAAAAGCTTCATAGTCTGGATATCCATTTTCATCTGGGAATATTTTTATGATTTTATATCCTTTTAATGCTGGTGCTGCTGCATCCGATGGATGTGAATATATTGTAGTTATTATTTCATCTTTAACATCACCGTTTCCATTTTTATCATGATAAGCTTTTACTAAAGATGCCATAGCCATTATAGCTTGACTTCCTCCACTTGGTTGGAATGAGAATCTATCCATTCCTGATATTTCTTTCATATATTCTTCTGTTTTATTCATTATTTCTAATATACCTTGAGTAGTATTTTCATCTTGGTATGGATGAAGTTCACTCATTTGTGGTAACCTAGATAACTTTTCATTTATTTTCGGACTGTATTTAACGGTACAAGTTCCTTGACCTATCTCTATATTTAAATCAGCTCCTAATGTTTGTTGAGATAACCTTAAGTAATGTCGTAAAACTCTGTGTTGAGATATTTCTGGTAAGTTTATACTTTTTCTTATCATAGATTTTGGCAATACATTTATCCCGTCTCCTACTAACTCTTTCACGTCTTCATTTACACTTGGCGGTATAACTCCTCTTTCTCCAATTTGTGATAATTCAAATATTACCGGTTCATCCCACTTGGCTTGATGAAAATTTCTAACTTTATAATTTCTATCTATTTTTTTCAAATCTAATCATCCTTTCTTTAAATTAGTTTAATATCGCTTTTAATTCTTCAACTAACGTATCTATCATTTCTTGAGTGTGAATTTCAGTTACACAATATAGTGCACATTGCCCTAAATCACAATAATCTTCACTCAAATCTTTTCCTCCAAATATTCCTTTTTCAAGTAATTCTTTATTTATTTTTTTTACAGTCTTATTTGTAGAATTAAAATCTAGTATAAACTCTTTAAAAAATGGTGATGTGAATCTTAATTTAACTCCATCTACTTCACTTAATCTCTTAGCTGCATATTGGCTATTTTGCATTATTGTTTGACCTACTTCATACATTCCATTAGGACCCATTAATGACAAATATACTCCAGCTGTAATTCCAAGGAGAGCCGATTGAGTTCCAACATACTCTTTTCCATCCTCTCTTAAATTACCAAAAGATGTTCTATCATACGCAACATCTCCAAATCCATACTCACCTTCAACATCCGTTGGTGCTATTCCAAATAATCTAGATGGATATTCCATAACAAATTTTTCTTCGTCTCTAGTAGCTATAAATCCTGATTGTCCTCCCCCAAAATTCATGTGATTTCCTAACGTTTGAACATCTCCAACTACTATATCAGCTCCATATTGACTTGGAGGAGTTAACACGCCTAGTGATATAGGATCTACTCCAACTATACTTATAGCTCCATTTTCATGAGCTATATCTGATATTTGTTGTCCTTGAGTCTCTATAAATCCAAGTGCTGATGGATTTTCTATATAAACTGCACATACATTTTCATTCATTTTAGCTTTTAAATCGTCTACATCTAATAGTCCTGTTTCTTCATTGTAATTTACAAAAGTAAAGCTTACGTGTGGATTACAATAGTTTTTCATTATTAAGAATCTTTCCATATGTATTGTCTTTGGAACTAATGCTTCTTTTCTACCAGTTATTCTAGAAGCCATTCTCACAGCAGTTGAAGCTGCTTGAGCTAAGTCAAATGTAGGCACACTTACAACATCCATATCAGCAATTTCAGCTACTAAACTTTCATATTCAAATAAAGATTGAAACCTTCCATGGTCATTGTATGGCTCTCCACCATAAGCAGTTAAAAACTCTGCTCTTGTGCTCACTTCATCACATACTGCTGGTACATAATGTTGATAGCAACCATATCCTAAGAAATTTATATTATCTTCACAAGTTATATTCTTTTTAAGTAAATTTTCTACATGAGATTTTAATTCATATTCTGAATGGATAGCCTTTGGTAAATTCATAGATCTTTTTAATCTAATTTCTTGTGGTACTTCTTCATGTAAATCTTCTAATGAGTTCAGACCTATTTCTTTTAACATTTCATTTTGCACTTCTTTTATTGAATTCGGTATATATGGATGTGAGTTTAATCCTTTTATAGCCATTTATTTTCCCCCTTTAATAAATTTTAAAATTAACTTAAGCTATACCTCCACCGTCTACTACTAAAGCAGTTCCTGTTACCCATGTTGATAAATCACTAGCTAAAAACAGTACCGAATTAGCTATATCTTCAGGTAATCCAATTCTTTCTATTGGTCTTCCAACTGCAGAATCTTTGAAAAATTCATCTTTATCAAATCCCAATTGCTTTCCTTCTTCTTGTAACATATTTGTTGCTGTATCTCCCGGATTTATCGAATTGACTCTTATATTATCTTTTCCATGGTCTATTGCCATAGCACGAGTTAAATTGACTATACCACCTTTAACTGCACAATATGCTGCAGCTTTGTCTCCACCTTTCAGTCCCCATCCTGATCCAGTGTTTATTATACTTCCACCACCAGTTTTTCTCATTACAGGTATTGCAAATTTTGATAAGAGATATGTACCTTTAAGCCCTACATTAATTACAAAATCCCACTCTTTTTCTTCTAATTCTTCAATTGTTTTTCTTACAGTTACTCCTGCATTGTTAAATAGTATATCTATTCTTTTGTGATCTTTTTCTATTTGTGAAATAACTTCTTTACAATTTTCAAGAGAAGTTACATTACATTTGTAAAAAATAGCTTCTCTACCTGCATCTTTAATCTTTTGTGCTTCATATAATCCATTTTCATTTACATCAAGCATCATAACCTTAGCTCCATAAGCTGATAATAACTGAGATGTAGCAAGTCCTATTCCTGATGCTGCTCCAGATATAACAGCTACCTTACCTTCTAGATTTAAACCATCCTTTTTTTCTAACATATTACTCCCCCTATATAATAAAACGTGTGAATTTTCACTCACTTAATAATCTATATTCATATTTTTCATTTCTAATAACTTTTTTCTGAATTTTCTAAAGATTATTTCATTTTTAAACTATATATTTCACAATAAAAAAAGTGACCTATTAATAGGTCACTTAACTTAGATATAAAAAAGTGGATAAATCTTAAAAGATTATCCACTTTTATGCATATATATCAGAAAACTCAACTTCAATTTTTTGCACGAAATTTGCCTTTAAA
The nucleotide sequence above comes from Paraclostridium bifermentans. Encoded proteins:
- the gcvPB gene encoding aminomethyl-transferring glycine dehydrogenase subunit GcvPB, encoding MKKIDRNYKVRNFHQAKWDEPVIFELSQIGERGVIPPSVNEDVKELVGDGINVLPKSMIRKSINLPEISQHRVLRHYLRLSQQTLGADLNIEIGQGTCTVKYSPKINEKLSRLPQMSELHPYQDENTTQGILEIMNKTEEYMKEISGMDRFSFQPSGGSQAIMAMASLVKAYHDKNGNGDVKDEIITTIYSHPSDAAAPALKGYKIIKIFPDENGYPDYEAFKSAVNERTAAFIVANPEDTGVFNPKVKEFTDLVHRFGGLCCYDQANANGLLGVTRAKEAGFDMCFFNIHKTFSAPHGCGGPACGALGVLEHIVPFLPAPLVDFNSEENKYFLNYNLEDSIKVRMFTGVPQVILKAYAWIRSLGAEGLYEVSKIAVLNNNYLFKKLMEHESINAPYIEGKQRIEQVRYSLEKLKEDTGVGTGDIQRRMMDFGMHYWTSHHPYYIAEPCTLEPTETPSKEDLDEYIATLKYVIDEAYEDPSIAINSPFRSTIHKVDESELDDSDKWAITWRAYQKKAHH
- a CDS encoding SDR family NAD(P)-dependent oxidoreductase, producing MLEKKDGLNLEGKVAVISGAASGIGLATSQLLSAYGAKVMMLDVNENGLYEAQKIKDAGREAIFYKCNVTSLENCKEVISQIEKDHKRIDILFNNAGVTVRKTIEELEEKEWDFVINVGLKGTYLLSKFAIPVMRKTGGGSIINTGSGWGLKGGDKAAAYCAVKGGIVNLTRAMAIDHGKDNIRVNSINPGDTATNMLQEEGKQLGFDKDEFFKDSAVGRPIERIGLPEDIANSVLFLASDLSTWVTGTALVVDGGGIA
- the gcvPA gene encoding aminomethyl-transferring glycine dehydrogenase subunit GcvPA, giving the protein MAIKGLNSHPYIPNSIKEVQNEMLKEIGLNSLEDLHEEVPQEIRLKRSMNLPKAIHSEYELKSHVENLLKKNITCEDNINFLGYGCYQHYVPAVCDEVSTRAEFLTAYGGEPYNDHGRFQSLFEYESLVAEIADMDVVSVPTFDLAQAASTAVRMASRITGRKEALVPKTIHMERFLIMKNYCNPHVSFTFVNYNEETGLLDVDDLKAKMNENVCAVYIENPSALGFIETQGQQISDIAHENGAISIVGVDPISLGVLTPPSQYGADIVVGDVQTLGNHMNFGGGQSGFIATRDEEKFVMEYPSRLFGIAPTDVEGEYGFGDVAYDRTSFGNLREDGKEYVGTQSALLGITAGVYLSLMGPNGMYEVGQTIMQNSQYAAKRLSEVDGVKLRFTSPFFKEFILDFNSTNKTVKKINKELLEKGIFGGKDLSEDYCDLGQCALYCVTEIHTQEMIDTLVEELKAILN